In the genome of Helicobacter colisuis, one region contains:
- a CDS encoding isochorismatase family protein: protein MPSYTLKQKASFVKEGCVFICVDIQEKLFGVMQNQEKLLKNANNLLRCAEAFCQKALVLEQYPKGLGKAIVSHSSQIIQKNSFSAFGEETFCRALEKYNAQTLILFGIESHICVRETALDSLKRDFEVFIIEDACSARDAHNHALAMQELRDLGARIISTESALFSFLLHSKEENFKTISALVKE from the coding sequence ATGCCTTCATATACTCTAAAACAAAAAGCCAGTTTTGTCAAAGAGGGGTGTGTTTTTATCTGTGTTGATATTCAAGAAAAACTTTTTGGGGTTATGCAAAACCAAGAAAAACTTCTAAAAAATGCTAATAATCTCTTGAGATGTGCGGAGGCTTTTTGTCAAAAAGCTTTGGTTTTGGAGCAGTATCCAAAAGGTTTGGGTAAGGCTATTGTAAGCCATTCTAGTCAAATTATCCAAAAAAATTCTTTTAGCGCTTTTGGGGAGGAGACTTTTTGTCGAGCATTAGAAAAATACAATGCTCAAACTCTTATTCTCTTTGGCATTGAAAGTCATATTTGTGTGCGAGAAACGGCTTTGGATTCTTTAAAGAGAGATTTTGAAGTGTTTATTATAGAGGATGCTTGCAGTGCTAGAGATGCTCATAATCACGCCTTGGCAATGCAAGAGCTAAGAGACTTGGGAGCAAGAATCATAAGCACTGAGAGTGCTCTTTTTTCATTTCTTTTGCATTCTAAGGAAGAAAATTTTAAAACTATTAGCGCACTTGTCAAAGAATAA
- a CDS encoding ATP-dependent Clp protease adaptor ClpS, protein MPKQNQIENATETLEKLQEPIRYKVILLNDDYTTQDFVIEILQKIFHKNFEESLNLMLQIHHNGRGMCGIYPYDIAETKAMQVRKMAKEKQFPLRAILEKM, encoded by the coding sequence TTGCCCAAACAAAATCAAATTGAAAACGCAACAGAAACCCTTGAAAAGCTACAAGAACCTATCCGCTACAAAGTTATTTTGCTTAATGATGATTATACCACTCAGGATTTTGTAATAGAGATTTTGCAGAAAATTTTTCACAAAAATTTTGAAGAATCGCTCAATCTTATGTTGCAAATTCATCATAATGGGCGTGGAATGTGCGGAATCTATCCCTATGATATAGCAGAAACTAAAGCAATGCAGGTTAGAAAAATGGCAAAAGAAAAACAATTTCCTCTAAGAGCCATTTTAGAAAAAATGTAA
- a CDS encoding TIGR01212 family radical SAM protein (This family includes YhcC from E. coli K-12, an uncharacterized radical SAM protein.) — protein sequence MKQMLTFGRYCKRRFGQRVRKIPIALAGFTCPNIDGSVARGGCIFCKNESFSPTLEHEPKAPLKINPRMQDNPLLPMQLKQLHSQYQWQTDFHKNKFGVGKYLIYFQSFTNTYAPFDTLQKLYIEALNLPNVVGMSIGTRTDSVSLELLDYLANLQESRKQEIWIEYGIQSVYDETLKFINRGHTTEGMEYWIKETKQRGLKVCSHIIYGLPNESKEMMLNSLRQVLEWGSDGIKVHPLYIIEKTILAQMHAKGEYKPITLSEYIELIVETLKMIPQNIVIHRVSAGVRNDTLIAPKWCFDKNIQMRAIRDALRAAGIEY from the coding sequence ATGAAGCAAATGTTGACTTTTGGGCGTTATTGTAAACGCCGTTTTGGGCAAAGGGTAAGAAAGATTCCAATTGCTCTTGCTGGATTTACCTGTCCAAATATTGATGGTAGTGTTGCTAGGGGAGGTTGTATTTTTTGTAAAAATGAAAGCTTTTCTCCGACTTTAGAACATGAACCAAAGGCACCTCTAAAGATTAATCCTAGAATGCAGGATAATCCACTACTGCCAATGCAACTCAAACAGCTTCATAGTCAATATCAATGGCAAACTGATTTTCATAAAAATAAGTTTGGTGTTGGGAAATATTTAATCTATTTTCAATCTTTTACTAACACTTATGCGCCATTTGATACTTTGCAAAAACTTTACATAGAAGCACTTAATTTGCCTAATGTAGTTGGAATGTCTATTGGCACCAGAACTGATAGTGTTAGTTTGGAGTTATTAGATTATTTAGCAAATTTGCAAGAGTCAAGAAAGCAAGAGATTTGGATAGAATATGGAATCCAATCTGTTTATGATGAAACTTTGAAATTTATTAATCGCGGACATACCACAGAGGGAATGGAGTATTGGATTAAGGAGACTAAGCAAAGGGGATTAAAGGTTTGTTCTCATATTATCTATGGATTACCTAATGAAAGTAAAGAGATGATGTTAAATAGCCTTAGGCAAGTGTTAGAGTGGGGAAGTGATGGGATTAAAGTTCATCCGCTATATATTATTGAAAAGACTATTTTAGCACAAATGCATGCCAAGGGGGAATACAAGCCTATTACACTCAGTGAATATATTGAATTAATAGTTGAAACGCTTAAGATGATTCCGCAAAATATAGTCATTCATCGTGTAAGTGCGGGAGTGAGAAATGATACACTTATTGCACCTAAGTGGTGTTTTGATAAAAATATCCAAATGCGTGCCATTCGAGATGCATTAAGAGCAGCAGGAATTGAATACTAA